Proteins encoded in a region of the Marmota flaviventris isolate mMarFla1 chromosome 3, mMarFla1.hap1, whole genome shotgun sequence genome:
- the Rnf122 gene encoding RING finger protein 122 isoform X1 gives MHPFQWCNGCFCGLGLVSTNKSCSMPPISFQDLPLNIYMVIFGTGIFVFMLSLIFCCYFISKLRNQAQSERYGYKEVVLKGDAKKLQLYGQTCAVCLEDFKGKDELGVLPCQHAFHRKCLVKWLEVRCVCPMCNKPIAGPAEATQSIGILLDELV, from the exons gGTGTTTTTGTGGCCTGGGACTGGTTAGCACTAACAAGTCCTGCTCAATGCCACCCATCAGTTTCCAAGACCTTCCTCTCAACATCTATATGGTCATCTTCGGCACGGGCATCTTTGTCTTCATGCTCAGCCTCATTTTCTGCTGCTATTTTATCAG cAAACTCCGGAACCAGGCACAGAGCGAACGATATGGCTATAAGGAG GTGGTGCTTAAAGGTGATGCCAAGAAGTTGCAGCTCTATGGG CAGACCTGTGCAGTCTGTCTGGAAGACTTCAAGGGGAAGGACGAGTTGGGCGTGCTCCCATGCCAACATGCCTTTCACCGCAA GTGCCTAGTGAAATGGCTGGAAGTGCGCTGTGTCTGCCCCATGTGCAATAAGCCCATCGCTGGGCCTGCAGAGGCCACTCAGAGCATCGGGATCCTACTGGATGAGCTGGTGTGA
- the Rnf122 gene encoding RING finger protein 122 isoform X2, with protein MPPISFQDLPLNIYMVIFGTGIFVFMLSLIFCCYFISKLRNQAQSERYGYKEVVLKGDAKKLQLYGQTCAVCLEDFKGKDELGVLPCQHAFHRKCLVKWLEVRCVCPMCNKPIAGPAEATQSIGILLDELV; from the exons ATGCCACCCATCAGTTTCCAAGACCTTCCTCTCAACATCTATATGGTCATCTTCGGCACGGGCATCTTTGTCTTCATGCTCAGCCTCATTTTCTGCTGCTATTTTATCAG cAAACTCCGGAACCAGGCACAGAGCGAACGATATGGCTATAAGGAG GTGGTGCTTAAAGGTGATGCCAAGAAGTTGCAGCTCTATGGG CAGACCTGTGCAGTCTGTCTGGAAGACTTCAAGGGGAAGGACGAGTTGGGCGTGCTCCCATGCCAACATGCCTTTCACCGCAA GTGCCTAGTGAAATGGCTGGAAGTGCGCTGTGTCTGCCCCATGTGCAATAAGCCCATCGCTGGGCCTGCAGAGGCCACTCAGAGCATCGGGATCCTACTGGATGAGCTGGTGTGA